GGCGATGATCCGCTGGGATTCTCTTGCCGGATCCAGGACAGCCTCCATTCGGCCCTTGAAATGGTCCTGGATCGCAAAATCACGTTCATTCCCTGCGGTGGCCACGACCCACTCAGCCAACAGCGAGAACAATGGACGGATGGTGCAAACCTGTTCGCTATCGCCCCCGGCGTGGTCATTGGATACGAACGGAACGCCCGGACGTTCGACGAACTGGCGCGCCTCGGATACCGCGTGGTGACCGCGCAGGGATTCCTGTCCTATTACGAGGAGAGCAGCTTCAAGGCCAGCGAAAAGATTGCCATCAAACTGGATGGTCACGAGTTGTCCCGCGGTCGGGGCGGACCTCGATGCATGACCATGCCCCTGGCCCGAACGGAACCATGAGTCTGGAATCCCTCATTGCGCCGCACCGTCAATGGATGAAGACGGCCCTGCGCGAAGCCCAGCGGGCCTTCGACGACGGGGAAGTCCCTGTTGGCGCAGTGGTGGTCCAGAACGGACAGATCATCGGTCGAGGGCACAACCAGGTGGAGCGCTTGAGCGACCCGACGGCCCACGCGGAAATCCTGGCCATTACGGCCGCATGCGCCACGACGGGCAGCAAGCATCTGGAGGGGGCCACGCTGTATGTGACGCTGGAGCCCTGCCCCATGTGCGCAGGCGCCAGTGTGTTGGCCCGCGTGGAGCGGATTGTCTTCGGTGCATTCGATGCGAAGGCCGGCGCGGCGTCCACGCTCTACAATATCCCCCAGGATAATCGCCTGAACCACTATGTGGATATCCTGTCGGGCGTTGAAGAAGATGCGTCGGCAGACCTCTTACGGGCTTTTTTCGCGAAGAAACGAACCGGAAATGGCCAACACTGACGTTCCCGATACGCAGGAAACGGCCCGGCCCGCCTATGACACGGTAGTAGTGGGTGCCGGCCCGGTCGGGTTGGCGTGTGCCATTGAACTGAAGCGCATTGGGCATCGGGTCCTGGTCGTCGACAAAGGGGCACTCGTGAATTCCCTGATCGGCTATCCAACGAACATGGAGTTCTTTTCCACTCCGGAATTGCTGGAAATCGGGAATCACCCGTTTTCCACCCGCAATTACAAGCCTCGCCGGGAAGAAGCGTTGGACTATTACCGCAAGGTGGCGCAGACGGAAGCCCTGGAGTTGGCTTTGTTCGAAGAAGTGCTTCGCCTGGACGGCGAACAGGGCGCGTTTATCCTGCACACCGCGCATGCTCGTATCCGGGCCCGATTCGTGGTGGTTGCGACGGGCTTCTTCGACATTCCCAACCGGTTGGGCGTACCCGGTGACGAACGGGCCATCCACTACTACAAGGAGCCCTATGCGTACGCCGGACGGCGCGTAGTCATCGTCGGGGCCAAGAATTCAGCCGCCAAGGCCGCTTTGGATTGCCGGAGGAATGGTGCCGACGTCACCATGATCGTCCGGGGACCGGACATCGGGGCGTCAGTGAAATACTGGATTCGCCCGGACTTGTTGAACCGGATTGAAGAGGGCGCCATCCGGGCGTTCTTCAATTCCCGGATTCTTCGGCTTGGAACCGGCACGCTGACGTTCCAGACCGGCAATGAGCCATCGCAGACCATCCCGAACGATGTCGTCCTGGCACTGACCGGCTACCGTCCGAACTACGATCTGCTCAGCGCGCTCGGTGTGACCTGGCAGGACGACCATGCATGGACCCCGTTGTACGACCCTGAAACGTTCGAAAGCCATCGGTCGGGAGTATTCCTGGCGGGAACAGTGTGCGGCGGATTGAACACGAGTCGTTGGTTCATTGAGAACGGACGATTCCATGCGGCGCGTATTGCTGCCGAATTGGATGGTCGTTGACGCGCGGGTCCATTCAAAGTGCACCAAGGATCTGGCGGGCCAACTCCACACTTGGATCCTGTCTGAGGGCAGCCTCGGCTTCGCGTCTGGCCTGCACCATGTCGTCCAGGCGGAACCAGGCCAACGCCAACTTGGCCCGCGTCCCGGCCCGGTCAGGTGCCTGGTCCAGAGCTCGCTCCAGGAATTCAACGGCGAGGGATTCCCGCCCATTGTTCAGATGGAACGTGCCCAGGTTGTCCAGAGCCTCGAATTGACGCGGATTGATCGCGACACCCTGTTCAAAGGCGGTACGGGCACCTTCCAGATCATCGAGAGCAACCCGTGCGAAGCCCAGGTTGCTCCACGCAGGAACATACCGCGGATCGAGCTGGAGGGCATCCTCCAGATGGTTGACGGCTTCGTCAATTCGGCCGTCCTGCAGTCGGGCCGTGCCCAGGTTGAAATGTGCCAGGACGTTCCACGGTTCGTCCGCGATGGCTTGGATGTATTGAACAATGGCATCCTCGAGGCGCCCCCGTAACTCGAGGAATTGGCCGTAGTTCAACCGGACATCCACTCGCTTGGATTGAACCACCAGTGCCCGGCGATACAATTGCTCTATCTTTACGGGGTCGCGGCCGGTACGCTGATAAGCCTGGGCAAGGGCATTCAGTCGCTCCACGCGGTCCGGATCGTCCAGAAGTGCAGCCTCCAGCGCCGGGATGGCCTGTTCGTCCTTCCCCAGTAATTGAAGAGCATATCCGGTCAGGTACGATGCTTCTCCGCTCGTATGACCGTCCGATGCTGCAGAATCAAGCATATCGACGCCTTTCCGAATCAACGCCATGTCTCCGGTCTGGCGGCCCAATGTGACATTGGCCATGCCTTCGTACATCCGACCTTCTCCCGACGTGTCCCGTTCGAAGTACGGTCGCAGTGTGCCGGACTCGGCTGTCCGGATGGGGGCAGGTGCCCGTTCATCGTCGATTACGCGAATCCAGTGGTCCGTGAACGAAGAATGAGGGGCCTCCTCCAGGTCCGCCTTGGGCATGTGGCACGCAATGCAATTGGCGGTCGGCAGATGGTCCAGTCGAGCAGGATCGTCCGTGAACCGTGATTGCAGTTCATCCGGTGCGTGACACGACTGACACGTTACATTGAAGTAGGACGGGCCCTGGTCCCGGAATCCTTCGTGCGGATCGTGACACGTGGTACACTGCAATGGATCCGGCAAACGGAGGGTCTCTGTGAAGCAGGCGCTCTGCTTCATCCGGTCCGCATGGGAAATGACGCCAATGGCTCCTGTCGTACTCTGCTCATGGGTATCGAAGAAGGACACCCAATCGGCCAGATCCTGTGAAGGGCGGAAGTCATACGCCGTACGATCCGTACGCAACAGACTCACGGTACTGTTCAGGTGACACTGCTGACAGACGTCGAGTTGCCTGTCGAGAGACAAATGCGCCGGGTTGACAATGGTATAGTCCGGTCCGTCCTCCGGCTCCGGCGAAGCCAATCGTTCGTCCACGTGCAATTGGCCAGGGCCGTGACATTTTTCGCAACCGATCCCGAACGGAACCGAAGCGTACGCCCCGTCCGTCTGGGGAATGGACTCCGGGACCGAATTGTGGCACGCCATGCACCGGTCCGCAATTTTCCTGTCGAACCGCGAATTGTTGGACTCGTATCCCGGCGAGAAATCCCACGTCTCCGCATTCGTATACCACGTGATGGGCAACTCGTAGAACCATCCATTCTCCTCGGTCAGATACGTACGGGCAACGGTACCGGAACCGACAACGTATTCCATTTCCCGGACCAGCCGGTTCTGAACCGAACCGGACGGGGATCGCAGGACCTCTTCCATGAAGTAGCCCTCCGCTGTCTTGAACGTCCGGTACTCATAACCCGAGGAGCGGTCCACGATAACCGTGTCATCGAAGCGTTCCACGGCTGTGTCATTGGAAAGGG
This genomic stretch from Rhodothermales bacterium harbors:
- a CDS encoding tetratricopeptide repeat protein, which encodes MIRCTSILPTSGLLRLGSAGLLLATALFLSACSGSTDEDAAAVAEDVTASQFRNVNLETGYVGDVACFQCHESQYNGFKEHGMANSFFPLSNDTAVERFDDTVIVDRSSGYEYRTFKTAEGYFMEEVLRSPSGSVQNRLVREMEYVVGSGTVARTYLTEENGWFYELPITWYTNAETWDFSPGYESNNSRFDRKIADRCMACHNSVPESIPQTDGAYASVPFGIGCEKCHGPGQLHVDERLASPEPEDGPDYTIVNPAHLSLDRQLDVCQQCHLNSTVSLLRTDRTAYDFRPSQDLADWVSFFDTHEQSTTGAIGVISHADRMKQSACFTETLRLPDPLQCTTCHDPHEGFRDQGPSYFNVTCQSCHAPDELQSRFTDDPARLDHLPTANCIACHMPKADLEEAPHSSFTDHWIRVIDDERAPAPIRTAESGTLRPYFERDTSGEGRMYEGMANVTLGRQTGDMALIRKGVDMLDSAASDGHTSGEASYLTGYALQLLGKDEQAIPALEAALLDDPDRVERLNALAQAYQRTGRDPVKIEQLYRRALVVQSKRVDVRLNYGQFLELRGRLEDAIVQYIQAIADEPWNVLAHFNLGTARLQDGRIDEAVNHLEDALQLDPRYVPAWSNLGFARVALDDLEGARTAFEQGVAINPRQFEALDNLGTFHLNNGRESLAVEFLERALDQAPDRAGTRAKLALAWFRLDDMVQARREAEAALRQDPSVELARQILGAL
- the tadA gene encoding tRNA adenosine(34) deaminase TadA, with product MSLESLIAPHRQWMKTALREAQRAFDDGEVPVGAVVVQNGQIIGRGHNQVERLSDPTAHAEILAITAACATTGSKHLEGATLYVTLEPCPMCAGASVLARVERIVFGAFDAKAGAASTLYNIPQDNRLNHYVDILSGVEEDASADLLRAFFAKKRTGNGQH
- a CDS encoding YpdA family putative bacillithiol disulfide reductase, with amino-acid sequence MANTDVPDTQETARPAYDTVVVGAGPVGLACAIELKRIGHRVLVVDKGALVNSLIGYPTNMEFFSTPELLEIGNHPFSTRNYKPRREEALDYYRKVAQTEALELALFEEVLRLDGEQGAFILHTAHARIRARFVVVATGFFDIPNRLGVPGDERAIHYYKEPYAYAGRRVVIVGAKNSAAKAALDCRRNGADVTMIVRGPDIGASVKYWIRPDLLNRIEEGAIRAFFNSRILRLGTGTLTFQTGNEPSQTIPNDVVLALTGYRPNYDLLSALGVTWQDDHAWTPLYDPETFESHRSGVFLAGTVCGGLNTSRWFIENGRFHAARIAAELDGR